The genomic DNA gaaggggactaggatgggcacattactacaagagggggactaggatgggcacattactacaagagggggaCCAGGATGGATGCATTACTGCAAgaaagggactaggatgggcacattactacaagagggggactaggatgggcacattactacaagaggggaaCCAGGATGGATGCATTACTGCAAgaaagggactaggatgggcacattactacaagagggggactaggatgggcacattactacaagagggggactaggatgggcacattactacaagagggggactaggatgggcacattactacaagagggggactaggatgggcacattactacaagaggggaaCCAGGATGGATGCATTACTGCAAgaaagggactaggatgggcacattactacaagagggggactaggatgggcacattactacaagagggggactaggatgggcacattactacaagagggggactaggatgggcacattactacaagagggggactaggatgggcacattactacaagagggggactaggatgggcacattactacaagaaggggactaggatgggcacattactacaagaaggggactaggatgggcacattactacaagagggggactaggatgggcacattactacaagagggggaCCAGGATGGATGCATTACTGCAAGATAGGGACTAAGATGGGGGACATAAATAAAAGGAgaccagaatggggatattacaacaAGAGGGGAACCAGGATGGATGCATTACTGCAAGATAGGGACTAAGATGGGGGACATAAATAAAAGGAgaccagaatggggatattacaacaAGAGGGGAACCAGGATGGATGCATTACTGcaagatagggactaggatgggcacattactacaagaggaggaCCAGAATGGTAGACATTACTGCAAGAAAGGGACCAGaatggggagattactacaggatagggaccaggAGGGCTGGCATTACTAAAACAGATTAACCAGGATCAGGGCATTACTACAAgcgggggaccaggatgggggacattattacaataaAGCAACGAGGATGAAGGACAATTCTACAAGATGAGGATCATAATGGGGCCATTGCTACAAGATGACCAGTATGGAGCAGATTACTACTAAAatgggaccaggatgaggacattgctacaagaaggggaccaggatgatgACATTACTGCAAGAGggggaccaggatagggacattgatacaagaaggggaccaggatggtgacattactgaaagagggggaccaggatagggacattgatacaagaaggggaccaggatggtgacattactgaaagagggggaccaggatagggacattgatacaagaaggggaccaggatggtgacattactgaaagagggggaccaggatagggacattgatacaagaaggggaccaggatggtgacattactgcaacAGGGGGACCAGGATGAGGCATATTATTACAAGATGTGGACTAgagtgggcacattattacaaaatgaggaccaggatggaggacattactccaAGATGGGGACTAGTTTACTAGGAAGAGGGACATAACTGCaatatagggactaggatggggaacattactacaaaatgaggaccaggatggggacattactacaaaatgaggaccaggatagggacattactacaagatgagaacaAGGATAGGAACAtagaaaggggagccagcacgatctgagagtggcatgcatcacataaaagtgcaaattcacggatcCATTCCAACTGTAGtacaatacaaaatgagatttcaaGCAAACAATCGACCAATTccctgagccacccctgccacttcacggcaaatctcaacgGGGGGTCCCATTCTACACTATATATTTCATGTGTCATGTGGCctcccagataaaaaaaaaaaaattaaaatcagaaCCACATTGAAGCAAACATagctgtaacctatatataaccgcttccatgactcaaaaagaggcaactgcggacaaaaggtcagcccaggtcccacAAACTAAGACAATATCataactgaccctcacagtgccagaccagcagccataaataaaggcggaccagatccaagtatggtgcccaattagcattgcctgtggaaagggtgaggcagctgaatgcgaacagccaccaacaggaggaatatattgcaaaccaaagtcaggcgtgcatggcatggtggtggtcagccaccagaccaatgtagcataactacaaccctgtcctggtgtgTGAGGTgtctgctccacatgctgggacctggcctgccttttatccgcagttgcctctttttgcgacatggaagcggttatatacaggttacaggtatgtgtgctccattatggttctgcttttaatttatttatctaggaggccgcatggcacaatgaaatacataatatagagtaggacccaccctattgagatttgccgtgaagtggcaggggtggctcaaataattgatcaattatttgctaaagttctcattttgtattatagtacagttggaatgaatccgtgaatttgcactttttatatggtgcatgccactctcagatcgcgCCGGCTCCTCTTTCTTTTTTTTAGGTTAGGAACATAACTACAAGATGTTGGGCAGAATTACCATATGGTGCAAACTGTAAGACAATGTTACTGTATGGGGCCAATtggggagggaggaagggaattgtaaaaatgtaaaaaaaaatcaaaataaagcatgaaaaaaATCTATTGACACTAAAAtgctgttttatgtataaactaaacaaaaaaatgtgtttgttatcGCCACATCTGTAATAGTCCAGGCTATAAAACAGAACCTTAAACCATAATATTAATGCAATTTAaacaaataaaataagaaaaacaccacaaatgaaagaaaaagtgatcaaaaggtgtatagaaaaaaaatatatggtatcactaaaaatgtcacttcatCCTGTAAAAAaagtaccccccccccaaaaaaaaaataaattcttctATGTGTGGTCCATATAAACTGCCAATTTTGAGACCCCTGGTATACAGCCTATATCAAAGAGGACATTGGTGCTTCAAAACGGTAAATCTGCAGGCAGAAGTCACAGCTGCTTCTAAAGGGTTAGGTCAACTTCAAATAGAGGTTCGGTTAAAAGCACGTAAGAGGAGCAAGTATTTTAATTTACACTTTTACACTCCTTTTCTGTAGCTTCTACCGACTTTTACTATTTTTCCTGTAAGATCGAGCTCTACAAAATAAAGTTACTATTTGTTCTAAGTTAACACATGAACCAGCTGTCACAAATCGAGCCGGGGGGAGTCACGCAAGAGCCCTCCGCTCGGTTGTGGACCTGTCGCTCCCGGACGACACTGCACCACGTGTCCTCACCCTGACGTCTGTAATATGTTGGACCCACGCGATACGGCCTCGTCACTTCCACCAACACGCGACGTGTTCCGTGCCCTCAAGGGGTACGTAAGGTCCACTTGATGCAATGTAACACTGACACCTGTGGGCACAGGAAAGCACGGGGAGGGGGAACAGAGCAGGCCGCATAACCTCCGACACAGCACCCAGCTCTCCCACGACCCCGACAGGCCGATAGATCCTTTTCACTAGTCCCAGTGAAACAGGACTCTCTCAGCCAGTTCAGTATGGTAGACTGCCACCAGTTCATcattagatataggcctggtccgTTAGCAGGACTATGTCGGACCAGAAACCATCCCAGCTGATTCACATGTCATACTATTTATAGGAAATATGTGTGACGTACGTCTTACTGTCATGAAGCCGGAAATATACCTGGCCTATATGTGGGAGCAAAGCGCTCCCCAATATTGTACCTCTTACATAGGCACCTCGAGGTCTGGACCTTTCTTTGAAGCTTGGTTGTAAAATCTGAAATTGCCCACCTATATCCTGAGCTGAATACTCAGCTCAGCATGGGGACATGCTGGCTTCCTTGGTCTTAATTGGATTTTGTCACCTTGGCCATTTGGTGAGTAGATCTGGGGAATTATTTGCTGCACGTAAGGGTGTGTGTAAATGAATAGTGACAGCTGACTGACCTTTGACTGTCATATCCCTTATAATATTTATCAGAATAATTCTCACACCAACCATAAACATGAAGAGCAGAGACTTCAAACCTTTTTTTTAGATACTTGAATAACTATGTGAATCACACCAAAGATACAAAGAAGTCATACGTGCTTTATTCAGATGGATAAAATAAACTATCACTATCTGCTATGAGTTGGCTGGTGGAGTTAGTAGTTTGTCACAGACATAACAATGGTGCAGAGCCGAACATATAATAAAGTCCATGTATAACTTGTCCCCACATATCTCCGTCCTGTACATGGATCTTATACTTGCACATCGCCATTATGTACACGTCTCGTACACTCACCGTAACTCCTTTATCGTGCAAGATGGACTTGACAGCGCCTCCACAAAGTCACTGAAGTGAGGACCAGGCAGACTGTTATGAGACAGGACAAGTTTCTCCAGGGACCGGTTGTTCCTTATTACAGATGCCAAATGGAAGCAGAAAATCTCAGGTAGGTTATTTTCAGATAAACTGTGAGAATAAACAGATGAAATATAGGTGACCCAGCCATAGAGCGTTAGTGTAAAATCAGTAGATTGTGAATGTGGAGAGAAAATATCCCCGACTGTTAATAAAAATCCATGAATGTCATCACTAGAAGCCACCTCTTATACGTGGTGGATGTTAGGACTAGAAGCCACCTCTTATACGTGGTGGATGTTAGGACTGTCGGTAACTGTATGATGTGTCCACCAACACCAGAAATCTAGAATCCCTGACTAGTGTCCTCACTTTATGGCATGTCATAAATCAGTGATTATtgctaccagggctgtggagtcggagttggtgtccattttggtggagtcagagttggagtcggtataagatGCCTGCTATAGTtggtctatactggtctggtgagatgtTGTAATCCAGACTTCCTGGCAGGGTTGTGGGGTCGGTGTCCATTTTGGtgtagtcggtataaaatggaccgactcctaaaatatgtaataaattgggtacagtagttcaatgtcCTATGTGCTAAATATTTTTTTCATGAGAATTTGGAAAAGTTCTGAAATATCCTATAAATGTtagttctattcctgatcaaagaatcttggcttttagttgagatgaatctgtgctgcactttatgtacagaagtagtgaagctcctctacAGCTAAGGGTAAAAACACACTGGGAAGGAAGGAACGCCTGCACTCCTCTCAGAACTGCTAGAACAGGCTCTTGCTATTGTAATTGACAATGCTTCACACATGGTATGTACAATACATAAATAATTGAGCAATGCACATCTCGTATTTAATGCATATGCCACTCCATAAAGGACTTTCAAAAAGAATTGGAAACGAGTTTTAAGGCTGAATAAAAGTAACAATTTTATTGAATATGAaaaatttaaaaagttttttttcgTTTATATAATTACAACATCAAGGTGCAAAAAGATGGGTGAAAACCCACATGCTGGTGAGAAAGCCCAGGCAGAAACACCCAAGGAATGGGAAGTCGATAAAAGGATATAGTCCTATAATAGCTGACAAGTAAAGCCCTCAAGGCATATTTAGAAGGGTAATAGGTAAAGTGAGTTACCACTGACTAGTGTCAGACTATTACTATGCAGAAGGCAGCAGAATGACTATTACTATGCAGAAGGCAACAGAGTGAGTCAGCATAAAGTTGTAAATAATAAAGTCCTAAGACTTACACATGGCTAGGGTGGTTGTCTAGACGTCTCACAGCAGCATAAAgaccatccaacgcgcgtttcgcggattATCGGATGTTATAAGCTTCTTCAGGGAAGGTACCTTCCCTGAAGAAGCTTATAACATCCGATAATCcgcgaaaaaacggaaaaaaacttTTTAACTTTTTCATATTCAATAAAATTGTTACTTTTATTCAGCCTTAAAACTCTTGTTTCCAATTATTTTTGATGGTATGTACAATGAAGCTTATGAATGAGAATAAGGAAGGTGAAAAGCAGCTAGAACTTTGGCTTCACAATGTTTATGATGGAGCCACAGTCCTGttcctgtaactgaggaacaagcagatattacaacagaagaacagcaaaatcatCCTTTAGAAAGAGATCATCTTGTTGAAGCAGCTTCACATCTCTCCTATTTATcaaatgcgctgtgttgtgcacatgttgcagccGGCAATAAGAGATCATCTGCAAAACGGACATGCTGGAACTctggcaaagtgaggaaattggttattgctgccagaacccctaaaatggattccatcttgaagagacgtgctggaaaaggggcaattgtcgatcaagccactcagtgGGACAGCACTTATTTTTTGATTGAGTgattgcttgagctgaaaccctttcttctagacatggccaaccctcagttaacactaaatgaaggtcaatggaaacAGGTGGATGAATTGAAGGAATTACTTCATCACCCATTGACAGTGACTAaataattacaagctgaggatttaacgccTGACATTTTCATGAATGAGTGaaagaacttgctgttttgcctgtcccaaataggaggtttaattgcagatggcattgATGCTTCaatgaaaaggagagagaaaatgctattagaaaataaaatacttTTGGCAGCGGTTTATGTGGACTCAAGTTATCATATATTGCTGGATcagcaacagcttactaaaggaaaagaagctctgacagaggtagcagttaggatgaaagGCTACAGCACTGCCAAGAGTAAGAGGacttggatcctgccagtgctactgctgccatatcttcagcctcataaGATGatgagtttaattttgaaaagtatttggatgaAATAGAGCAGCAAAGCGTTGTCGCAGGAAAGAAAGATTTCAAAACTGTAGCAAACAGGTTGACCATATATTagcaaatttttcacttgctcccaAAGTAGAAGAGTTCAATAGTTCATCAAAACTGTGCATGAAGCAATTGCTTTATACTGGAGACTGTTAGAGATATTGGCCATGTGGTCACAAACCCAAGTTATTATAGAGACGTTGTTCTCTAACCTTAATTTAatgaggtcagatttgaggtcatatatgaaggaggatctgatggaggccatACTATGTCTCAGATCAAATTcacagactgcacaaatgttattctgtacatttttgttgaaaactgttttttttcccacttactgcatagtgtattgtatatttactttttatattttttttttctgttttcagcttgtattcaaataaatatattttatgttctatctaaatagctCGATTCTGgcatcataataatgattaaaagacggatgttaccattttactacggtAAATTCATCACAAACATGAGTCCTGTATGAGGGAGTCGTGGAgtcagagaaattgaggagtcggaggtttggcttactgactccacagccctggttgtattccaataaatatattttatattctatCTAAATAGCTTTATTATTGCATCATAATAATTATTAAAAGCCGGATGTTACCATTTTAGCacagtaaatttatcacttaaACAGGAGCCATGTATGAGGGAAGTTGGAgttagggaaattgaggagtcggaggtttggcttactgGTGGCTGTTGTATGTTACTGCTGTGACCCTTGTGGTCTTGTATCTGTTTGTACTGTTTATTCCTGTATGTTTGCATTGTGTCTGAGTTTTGTGTTTTCCCTGTGTTAGCATTTCACCCGTCTTACTTCTCTGTAGGGGTGAAcaaattagttctggtcaggaaaaCACTAAGGCacaggactccagcatctccaccgtcaggggtaatccagaggttagggatagccttgggtcccctagtgtgagggaccgtATAGGAGCCACTTTCCCTCGCTAACCTACCGTCATCACATCGTGACAGACTCTTTCTTGGAGTCGGGAACATTTCCTTTTTTATTGTATCGCCGATGTCCCAGCAGAGATTGCAACTATTATGAAAAAGCTCATGTTTTCGACATGGAACATAGTTGGAGCAATAGAGTTGGGTCTGGGTGGATAAAAGCCTCTCACTACCGACATCTCAGTAATAAAGTTACAGAGGACGTGGCGGTGTATTGGAGAACAAGGAACACACAAGTGGTAAAAAGTTATCTTTTCTCCTGTACGGAGACATTATATTACGGTATATGGTCACAGAATGGTCATATTAATGTGCGCGGAGAACGTTTACTGGCCTGATTACAAAACACAGTAAATATCTGTTCATTGGCTTGCATATGACCAGTCGTCATGGCCTGGATCTATCAGTCTAAAGGGGCCATGACAGACATGATTTATAATACAAGAAGTTTATCAGATGAATGAAATATAATCCGTATTTTACCTAATATTCTGCAGGTTTTCCAACGCTGgtgccagtgtctccattcctTCAGTGTATAAGGAGCATCCATATAGATTGAGTTCTTCTAGTTTTCTGCAGGTTTGCAGAATAAATGCCAACACCATATAGTCCAGAGATGAGATCTGAACACAACAAAGGTCCAGTCTTCTGTGTGATTTTAATGACTCTTGTACCAGAGCCATATTCCGGGTTTCAAATAAATAGAAGAATGTATTGAGAAGACGTCGTCTGTCCTTAATTTCGTTCGGCCTCTGTTCTTCTGAAAATAAGTCCTTCACCCAAGTGATGACTTCTCTGGAGGCCTGAGCTGCTCGTGTGTCCAGATATCCAGTTAGGGCTGACCTGGTGGAGTTATCTGATAGACCACACAGGAACCGGAGGAATATTTCACCACGGCCATCAGAATGAGTTTTGGCTTCTTGTAGTGATTTCTGTAACTTCTCAGGAGAATAATCCACATAATGAACCAAGGCGGAGAAGAATTCCTGCACAGTGAGATGTAAGAAGGAATAGGACACAGGTTCCTCCGATTCCATCAGAAAACTTGATAAAAGCTTTGATGTCTTGTCCACATGGAAAGATTCCAGATCTCGGTCATCAAATATAACCCTGTGATTCATGACCCCATGTTCTGCCATCCACCCGATGGAGCGCAGGAGCTCCTGGGCGCCACTTTTGTGCAGGCTGTGATTGGACAGGATGTTGGCGATAAATATGGCAAAGAGTTGAGTCACAGTTTTTGGTAATAATGACACCGGCTGATCATTACTTGCGGCCTGGAAGCTCCTGGATAacactgtacagatgatccagcagTAGGACGGGAGGTAACAGAACGTGTACAACGTCTCATTCTGCTTCACGTAAGTAAAAGCCTTTTCTGCCAGTTCAGGGGTAGAGAAGAAAGTCTCAAAGTAAATCTGTCGTTCCTCTGGAAAAAATCCAACGATTTCTACTACTCTCTGGAAAATCTTACAACTTATTGATGCCAGTCTGGTTGGGCGACTGGTCATCAGAACGGAACAACCATTCAGAAGAGACTTTCTCACCAAACTGACCACAATCTGACCACAAGGTTCGGCCTGCTTAGGATGTGAGCACAATTGATCGGTTGTGAAATCCACTGTATGAAGACTTTCATCTAATCCATCAAATATAAAGAGAAGTTTCTCTGGATCTTCTAAGATGTTCCCGAGCTTCTCCTCCAGATGTGGGTACTGGTGAAGGATCAGGGTCTCCAGACTAACATTATCCAGTCTGTTCAATTCCCGAAATTTGAAGAAAAACACAAAGGAGAATCTTTGATAGAGATCGCCCCTCGTCCAGTCATAGACAAACTTCTGCATCAGGGTGGTCTTCCCTACACCGGGCACTCCGCTCACCATTACCATACGTGGCACCAGTCTGGATCGGTGACACCAACGGAATAACTTGTTGGGGGAAATGTGCTGTAGTTGATTTTGTTTTCTGTTGAAATATTCCACGTGTTTTTCACCGGTCTCTATGAGCTCATTCTCAGAGCGTTCCATGAAGTGATCGGTGGAGACAATGATTATGTTCACGTAACGTGTGTAGAATGGAAAACTTTCCTCTCCCTGGTTACATGTCGGAGGTTGGGATTCAACAAGATTCTTAGTTTTACTATGTAAATATGTCTTGTGATTGTTCCGGACATCTAGAGAAAAACGGAAAATAAAGATCAGAATAAGAAGCTGTAACAAAACCAAATATTTAGCTGAAAAATTGGGGACATGTTTTATTTTTGTGCGTGTGTTGCATATTATAACATACTCATGTGGCATAATAATGTCACACGAATTCCAGCAGATCCGGCACCAACATCGCGAGAATGACGGTGAGCGGTAAGGTGAGTGTTAATTTGTATATGGTAACTCGGTATTTTTTTTTATCTGGCAGGGGCCTTCTATTTTGTTACAGGATTTTTTTTCTATAATTAATAACAATGATCGTAATATCCATTTGACTTATTTATTTTACCATGACGAGATTGACTTTCTGGATGTGGTCCTGAAGCGTGATGCTTCGGGATTTATACAAACGGATCTTTTCTGTAAACCAACGGCTCCCAATGCATTTCTTCATGCCTCATCCTTCCATCCTGACTATATGATCAGAGCAGTCCCTGTACAGCAATTTCTAAGAATTCGTAGGGTTTGCTCAACAAATGAGGATTTTGAGATTCAAGCTAGAAAATTGATGGAGATGTTTAAGGACCGTGGATACAGCAACCGGTCAATTAAGCACGCATACCATCGTGCGAAATATGCTACACGAGACCAGTTGCTGTACCCTAAGAGGAAGCCACAATGTGACGAGACGGTTAGATTCATCACACAGTATCATtcgcagttttctgccaagagagatTGTATATCCAAATCGTGGCCTATCCTCAGGGCAGACCCTACTCTTTGTAAAATCCTTCCTGCAAGGCCTTTGTTTGGCATTAGGAGATCTAAAAATTTATACGATCATCTTGTACGCTCTCAGTATAGGCCCCCTTCAAGCCATACTATGTTTGGCCAAAAATTACCATCGATTCGGGGTGGGTGTGTCCCCTGCGGTAGGTGTGTTGCCTGTCCCAACATATTGCGCTCTGATTCCTTTTGTGATTCCACCAATCAAAAAATATTTTCTATTAAGCAACGGATTACGTGCACTAGTTGTGCAGTGATATATCATGCTACTTGTCGTTGCGGCAAAATTTATATCGGGTTGACTACCAGACAACTTAAAATACgggtcagggagcatgtgttgGGAATTTTGGCGGCCGCCACCGTTGAGGACGCATCCACTCTTAAGACCTTACCAAGACACCTCAAATTACACCATAGCTCGGATGCAAGGGGCCTTAAAGTTAAAGGCATTGACATGCTTAATGTCGATGCCAGGGGTGGAGCCATTAGTGTGCGTTTGGCtcaacttgaggccagatggatatggaCGTTGAATACGAcacatccatctggcctcaatgaaaatAATAGCTTTTCCTCTTTTTTATGATGTTTTTAGTTTTGAGAGTActgattttaatttttctttcaccTTTTTCTCTTTTAGATTCTATCATATTCTTTTTTTCTTCTGCATGTGACTTTTCTATGGCACAGTGCCTTGTCAACTGCAAGCGCCACAGTGAAAATTTCGATATGAATATATTCAAGTATCTATGTGTTATTATTGGAGACACCCGAATCATGTTGTGATATTATGCTTATTGCATTATGGATTTTACTGTAATTATGCATTTATGTATTAATGGCACGATTATGTATCTTATTGTAATCATGTTATATTATTTATGATGTTCTGGTACTATTATCGGAAGATTATTTCTACCGTTTTATCCATTTACAGTACAT from Anomaloglossus baeobatrachus isolate aAnoBae1 chromosome 12, aAnoBae1.hap1, whole genome shotgun sequence includes the following:
- the LOC142257683 gene encoding NACHT, LRR and PYD domains-containing protein 3-like, which codes for MVVGTRLTGRSFLLSSSLRHVGQDKSSVRDDEILEFRQQLCQYEDHALRRIHEYFQEDLLHIVQNLHITSLLSELKSQHVPDVERYRCLENDRKKLARTLLNDIGSGRKEAVIGFWISLYALHKRHPSPGLDAVLDELRHRGDSLLDQILLDKCGHTLNLQIKDVRNNHKTYLHSKTKNLVESQPPTCNQGEESFPFYTRYVNIIIVSTDHFMERSENELIETGEKHVEYFNRKQNQLQHISPNKLFRWCHRSRLVPRMVMVSGVPGVGKTTLMQKFVYDWTRGDLYQRFSFVFFFKFRELNRLDNVSLETLILHQYPHLEEKLGNILEDPEKLLFIFDGLDESLHTVDFTTDQLCSHPKQAEPCGQIVVSLVRKSLLNGCSVLMTSRPTRLASISCKIFQRVVEIVGFFPEERQIYFETFFSTPELAEKAFTYVKQNETLYTFCYLPSYCWIICTVLSRSFQAASNDQPVSLLPKTVTQLFAIFIANILSNHSLHKSGAQELLRSIGWMAEHGVMNHRVIFDDRDLESFHVDKTSKLLSSFLMESEEPVSYSFLHLTVQEFFSALVHYVDYSPEKLQKSLQEAKTHSDGRGEIFLRFLCGLSDNSTRSALTGYLDTRAAQASREVITWVKDLFSEEQRPNEIKDRRRLLNTFFYLFETRNMALVQESLKSHRRLDLCCVQISSLDYMVLAFILQTCRKLEELNLYGCSLYTEGMETLAPALENLQNISLSENNLPEIFCFHLASVIRNNRSLEKLVLSHNSLPGPHFSDFVEALSSPSCTIKELRFVGNNGVPDTSCIQLTYGIRNNHSLKILDLRNNRLSGPHFGDLMAALSSADCGIEELCLADNGLRDASCTQLASVIRNIRSLEILDLSNNRVSGPQFTDLMEALSSEECGIEELLLWDNELSEEEKEKIRKLKRDKPDLKIYY